The Toxotes jaculatrix isolate fToxJac2 chromosome 20, fToxJac2.pri, whole genome shotgun sequence DNA segment CACAGGCATaacaaatatgatttttttaaattctagtaTTTCTTGTCTGTTGTATTTGTTTACTTCActgttttgtcttattttgttgtgctacgtttttcattttttgtgctGCATAAATAAAGCACATGGTTACCACGTGTCCGCCTCACCTGTGTTCGGTGATGTAGGAACTGACATGGGGCTTTCCTGAACGGTAGAAGCAGCCGTGGCGAGCCGAGGCCGTTCACAGGTCGAGCACAGAACAGCTCGTATCTCGTTCACTGTGGTGCAATGAGAACACTCCCAAGGTGACAGAGATGGACTGAAAGACGACAACAAATAAACCTGTGACTTCATTAACCTTATTAACATTATCACCACTCTGATCACTGGACAACACTGCTGCCAAATGAGAAAGCGAGTCAGACAGTAAAAGGCTTTTAAGCTGATGTTCCTTTTTCTCCTCACCTGGATGTTTTGACAGGTGTAACGATAGTTCTGTTATGTCCTTTGCGGTCAGGGTGAGAGTGGAAGAGCATGTCACAGTTCAGACACAGGCTCTGGACGCAGGCGGAGCACTGAGCGTACACAGCAGAAATACCACAGATGGTGCAGGTCTCTGAATGcaatcacacacaacacaaaaaatacaagttaaaaaaaccacagacagttaaaaaaaaaaagaagctaaatTCAAGCTTTTACTGTTGGTTTTAAAGTTTGTAATGTGGCATACCCTGTtcagttttctgtattttgtctcTCTTGTGATTGGCTCTGGAGGGGTGGCGGTGAAAGAGGTCATCACATGCATCGCAAAAATGTTGATTGTCACATGACGGGCAAACCAGAGAAGAAGCCCTGCCACACAAATTACACTCGCTCTGTGTAAGAGAGcctggagacacagagaaaagggaTGCAAACAACGCTTAGTTGTGAAAATGGACTAAATcagaattgtttttattaatctgACAGACGGAAACATATCAACATCAACGTATAGAATTTTTTGGGAACCAATAACAATGACAGGGAAAGTTACCAGGAGAGCAAGTCCCCATAAAAAATGGCAGCTACAAGTCTTTAGGCTTTAGACCATAATCTGTAATTTGGCGATGGTTAAAATGTCGTCTGCAATGAGGACTTAAATTACTGAGGaacactgaatatttcattcCCTACTCCGCCTGTGTTTTTAATCCTGAATGGAGCTAAAATCTAAATCTGTGGCATCAAAAGACACCTGGCATGACGAAGAAAAAGTCCAACACAACTGCTGGAAACTGTCTCATCTATTGGTGTCTTTCTCAAAAAAAATCAGGTGTGGCAGCGGCTTACCTGCTGATGGTTTCAGGGACTGTCCTAAGAGGCTCTGAGCAGGTTTAGGTGAAGGAGAGAGGACCTGGGGTTTGTCTCCACGCTGCTCCTCTCCCGGCAGGATAACCACAGAGTCACTCACAGTCACATCCTAAAGAAAACAGAATCACAGTAAATACTAATCACACtggaaatataataatataatattgaCGTGGATGATGTAAACATTTAGTGACAAAAATTAATCATAAAGCTACTGAAAATGTTTGTACAGACCTGCTGCTCGACAAATGGGAGTATATCTTTGAAGTTTTCTATGTAAGGATGGGTGCCCTAAACAAGCAAGACATATAAGAAATGGAATATGGTGAATTCCTTGCACAGAAACTGCTGATCATGGATGTTTACACCAATCCGATGAttgactgcacacacatacaaaccttAATGAGCATGTCCACCTCTGTGCGTAAGGTCATGACCTCCAGCGTCACGGCAGCAACTTTTTCAGCGTCCGGTTCGCTGACTTCATCTGGGAAACTGAGGCCATCTATCTGCTGATTGGTGTAACCGTAGAGATAGAGGACTCTACGCCCTCCCTGTGAAAGGAAACCAGGTTTGACCTTATCTTGGCAACGTATGAATAACAAAAAGCTTCAAACTCTCAACTCAAATATGTTTTTCCTCACCTTCATGGCGTCCACTGTTGTTCTGAAGACAGGGTTGTTGTGTTTGACGCTCCTCCAGTACCTGGGCCTGGCAGGGCAGGTCAGGTTACAGCCGTACTTCTCCAGGATACTCAAGGCCTTGACCAGCCTACTCAAAGACTCCAGAGCCTGATGAAGGGATAAAGTTGCTAGGTTAGTAAAGTCATTAGAGTTATTAGGGCTCATTTTCTTGGAATATCTTTAAAGTATTTTGGCAAGAATTTTTTGGgtaattttttggggggggggtaaatGCAACCCCTGCAGCATACAGACAATACAAATTAGACTTTATTCAAATGTAAATACCCCTGTTACTTTCACTACAGGATCAGCTGAGAGGGAACTTTACCTCCAGCCTGTTGCGGCTGGCCGTGTTGTCCCTCAGCATGGCCTCCGCCTCGAGGTGACAGTACTTCTCTGACAGAGGCAGAGCGATGCTGGCCATGGTCTGGACCTCAGCCTTCACATCCTGGGCTAcgcctgaggaggagaggagggactGGGCTTTCCTCCTGACCTCATCCATGTGCACAGACGCAGGGCTGCTGCTCATCGCTGCTGAAATGGAAAGTACATACATATCGCTGTCGTCTCAAAGCAGTGGCTTATATGATCATAAAACTGTTACAGATTAACCTACCCAACATTATATGAAGCTGTTAAAATTAGTTTTACACTGACGAGCTGCAGCAGTAAAATTCTAGTTTCACCCTGTAATATAGTAAATAATATCACATTAAGTCTCACAGGGGGCATTTTTCTGCATGTGGAGTACTTGACCTTTGCTAATAATACTTTTGTTCTATTGTTTTAGTAATATAAGGAATAACTTTTGAGTATTTTGAGTATTTCCTACATTGTCGCGTGTCAACTTTAAGTCAAAGGCATATTTAAAATCAGTAAACCACCTAAATACTTGACaattctgaaaaaacaaagggTACAAGTACAACAGGTCACATTTTTAATGCCACTTATTTTAATGCCACTTATTCTGGGTGAATAACAGGGTTTCTTTGGGATAAAGTGTCCCCAGTTATTTAACTTTTAATTCATCATATGACAAGCTGACATTAATAAGGGAAAGTCCAGGTTAATAATAGTTTCACCCCCTGTGACTTCACAGCACTAATCAGCTGTCCAGCTGATTATTAAATCATAAACACTACCAGACAACTGATGTTTATGTTGAGTaagtaatgttttttaaaggtaAAATCTTATCTGACAGGAATTTACCGTGTCATTTGTGTTAAAGGTGGAACTTCTGAGCTCGAAATCAAAGCAGACAACAATAATTCACGTCAATTGAAACCGAAACTTTCCAGAAATTCAGCATAACAACTACAAACCTGCGTCTTCGAGGCTTCCTTTAACGCTTGTTTCCGTCTTCCGGGAGTCCCGGAGAGAAGTTTATGTGCCGCCGTTAATAAAAATAACGCGTTTTTAACATGATATTAGAGGTTAAAGTCCCACCGTCTCTGAGTTCGTGCTGTGTGTAGCTGTGACGCTAGCTTCCAATGCGGAACTCCACTTCAGCGTTTCGTGTTTCTGCTCTACttcctgttcatttttttttttcaaaattaaagcgGGGATCCTTCAAACTAAAAGCAGCGGTTTCCAGGTTGTTGTCCTTATCGACTCTGGCTGCCTCCAGCCCCCTGACTTCACTGTTCTAGTGAGGTGCTGATTCAACGTGAAGGTCATTTTGGAGGAtatagtttgtggtgctgttgagtTTCCGTCCTCCTTTCTCATTAGATCCAGTCCCCTACatgaactgtgtttttgtttgttaaatacTTAATGTTAGTTTACTTACCTTTCAGGTAattcagtcaaactgctgtgtgctgcatttTGTGCAGCATGAGAGGCTGTGCACGTATTCATACATCTGCCTGCATGATGCAGGGGAATTCTGGatgtaatatttacagtaaataaccCGGGAATGATGATTTGCATACATGTCAGTATTTCGGGGGtggggggaaggagggggggcaATGGGAGGAGCAAAACGCATCATCCGATATCAAATCGAAAGTAAGCTggatgaggaaataaaaaaaaaacccacactaGTGATTCGTGTTGTCCTCTCCTGCACCCGCACACTTCTGATTTCACCTAAACACATTTATTCGTCTCTAACCTGAGAAGTTCGCTCAATCATGTCAAAGGCATCAACCCTGAAAATAAGCAACGCGAGCGCAGTAAAGGTAAGTGTCCGTGCCGCTGCGTTGGACGCGCTCCGTACAGGACAGGTACAAAGGGCTGCGAGTGAAGGCGACATGCACTGAGACTTTACGTGTTAGTGAATCGTATGTAGATAGTTTCTGAAATGTTAGGCACCGAAATGTTGGAAAATAGAGTCTGTTTTCACTCGGCGGAGCGGAGGAAAGTCCCTCTTCTGAGCGGAAAACGAAAGTAAATCCAAAAGGTTTAATGCAACGTGACTCAGCAGCTAAAATAACTGTGTGCTCTGGGCGAAAAATGTCGATGGTTTCCTtcactttgttgtgtttcttatTTCCTACAGGTGGAAAACTTCCGCCAGTCACTTTATCATGAGGTCTGTAGAGCCATTTATTATACTCACTGGCACATTTATTCAAAATAAGCCACTTTTGCAGCTTTAAACTTgacctttatttgtttttttgttttccaggcagATAATCTGTTCTCCAATTACATCCCACTGAAGATTATACAGCTGGATGCTCTGCTCAGGGTCAGCAAGTTCAGGATTTTACTATAACACACAATGAACATGTGAATTCATCACACATCACGTtcatcctgtctgtgttttcaggacGATGCCCTCAGCATCACCGACATGTCCTCGCTCCAGGCTCCGCTGGACATCCCCATACCAGACCCTCCAACCCCAGAGGACGAGGTGAGACCAGCTTCCGTTTGTTTCACATAATTAACTTTGATTTTATGCATCAGACGTTGACGAGCCACAAAATCTCAAAAGAGAAAATTCAGTCTATCACAAACGCTATAGACCATAAATTCAGAGCCTTCTGGGATATCTTTGATCACATCTAAGTTTGGGGCCCCTCACCAGTTTAATATGGCCCCATAATTTTATAGGATTGCATGTTATTATTGGATTTACCTGTAATTTGTTTTGCATCAGaagcaaacatgacaaaaaaatgactgtcCCTTTAAAACTGACCTCACAGGAAATGGAGACTGACAAGAATGAAgatgatgagaagaagaagaagaaacgtaaagcattttttcctccttttttgtAGTTATTATCAAGGCTGACAGGGTAGCATGTAGCATCTGCACTCAGTGTGTATATCATGAGAAAAaaattctcctttttctctgcagccCCAAAATGTGGCTTCATCAAGGGGAATGAGAAGATTACGATGCTTCTAGAGAGGGTGAAACCAGAGATTGTGGCTCTGAGAGAGACCATCATTGTTGTAAGTGAATCAGTGCCAGTGTAAAGATGAGCGCTGGCCCAGCGTCTGCTTTAAAACACTCCATTAAGTCGACATAGTGGAGACGGAAATGTTTCAAACTTAGATTTTACGTAGTTAACTCACTTTTTTCTGTAGGTGTCCTGCTGGATTCAGCATCTCATCCCAAAAATAGAAGATGGAAATGACTTTGGAGTTGCCATTCAGGTACATTTCCATTCCAGAGACTATGCTATTCATGCACAGTGACGTGTGATTTCATTTGTAAGCCTTTAATGGCTGTGaattatttcccttttttcacCACAGGAGAAAATCTTGGAGAGAATCGCTGCTGTAAAAACCAAAGTTGATGGTTTTCAGACAAACATTAACAAGTATGTTGGATATAAAGGCTCGTGTTAAGTGTGGTTGTGTCTAGTTGACTAGCTGTAATTTTATAAAGAAGGCAGGAAATGTGAACTCTTTGCAAAAGACATTTGTTGTAATTTAGtaaattaaacttttaaaaacccATCTAGGTACTTCTCAGAGAGGGGAGATGCTGTCGCCAAAGCCTCCAAAGAGACTCATGTGGTGAGTCATGATGTTTTCACGTTCAAGTATGGATCTTTTTTTTGATGCATTTAAATCTGGCGGTTTAGTATTACAGTCACATAAAGTTCAGAAATGTGCAAAATCTAAGGGACAGGGACAATAATACATTCTTGTACTTAATTTAGGTCATTGTTAATCTGTCAGATTTGTACTAACGTTATTTTAAGAACCTTCACATCCCACTTACCAAACGTTTTTGTTGCTAAATACTTCAGTAACTGTAACCCTGACCCACCTTGACAAGTAAACTGATCTTGATGTGTGAAATTGGCAGAATGTTCCTTTAAGTCGGTTTCTTTCTGTCCAGATGGACTACCGCTCGCTCGTCCACGAGAAGGACGAGGCCATCTACTCTGAGATCAGAGTGATTGTTCTCGACATTCGTGGCTTCTACGTAAGTCAAACTGACCCTTGCCAAAACGTTGACCATGATACTGTCGTACGAGaacattcaaacattttctCCACCTCTTCACTTTAGGCCGAGCTTTACGACATCATCAGCAAGAACCTGGAAAAGGTGACCAATccaaaaggagaggagaagccCTCCATGTATTGAAGCTGGAGGGAACGGGAGGTGATGATCTATAGGTACCGCTGGGACAGATTCTTCAATTCTCTGCTTAACAGCTGTATTATTCATCTGGTGTATTCATTATCAGTCaactcctctctctgctcagtcacactgcatgtacacataaatcaggtaaaaaaagaaaaagtaagttTGTCAGTTTTGCTTATTCAGttcaataaatataaaaagaagTAACTGGATCGAGGTTTTATCACTGCTGTATGGATAACACTTTAGTTTTGTACAAACAATTGCATTCAATTTAAGTTGTTGTaccaatgagaaaaaaaaacaaaacacaaaaaaatgaataaaggtGGTGTGAGATTCAAATTTATTTgtaacaaaactttttttttcaatgtttttaAACACTAAATTAGCAATCttattacaaaaatattttccttcCTAAAGATCAAGAGGGAAGGCCAATAACAACATAATTAATAACTAGGAAACACAGTGTaggaaaagcaaaacacaaaaaatgtctCAGTGATTCAAACTTCAGGACCTTCTCCACCAGGTATGAGCtgtacaagaaaaacaaaaaaagaatatatatggATATAAGTTTACTGTGAAGGTCTAAAACACTGAAGGTGTGTGGCACTGAATCTAATGATACAAAATATGGAGGTTATTTTCATACCATAGTGATGTTGTTGCCATTGAGGAGGATCTGGTCCAGTTTTGTTATCCTCCTTCCTTCTGGTGTGATTTCACTGGAGCACAGACACAACCATGAGTTAACTCAACAAACAGGTGAGCAGCTGACTTCAAAGTTACTGTACTTCACGCAAAAACAAGACGTGTACTTACAATTCTGTCACATCCTCCAGGACCATATCTAAGACACTAAGTTAAAGGCAAAATCTGAGGCAATAATCAGAGGAAACTGTAAAATCACACACTACATTAAACAGaagtgtgtgttgcttttttttttgtaacctgaCTGAAAGGATACTGACAAAGTCATCGAAACCCAGCAGGGTACCGACGATTTCTTTGTCGGTTTTCATGACGATGTGAATCCGGGAGCCGATGCATTTGTCCACGAGCTCTGAAACATCAAGAGAAATTGGAAAAATTGCAATTAATTTTCTTTAGTTTCCCACCGACAACCCTCCACCTCTCACTTCACATTAAGTCCTTCTGTGCTGAAGCAACTTTGTCTTTGCTTGTGGTGATTTGATTGAGCAGTTTTATCGAGATTAATCTGAACGTGAGGACAACATTAACTAATACAGCTAAATTaaagctaacacacacacggtgCCTCCACTAGGTCTGTTAATTAGCTAATAACACACGACCCACTTTAGTTGATACTGTATTTTAGTGGTGCAGCTAATTCAACACAGTTGCAAGTAATAGAGAGAGAGTTACGGACCATTGAGGTACCTGCTAGCATGATGCTAACGTCAGCTAGCGAAACGACGCTACCGTTTAAACTTCTATCCACTGCTGCTCAGAACTAAACCAGCAAACCTCTGACTTttaacccacacacaccattagCTTTTTTAAAACAGAGACTCAACATTATTTGTAATTTACAAACCGAGTGGGAGCAACTGAGATGGATTTGTCGCTTGAGTTGCCGCCATGGTCGATCAACGAGCAATCACGGCCAATCGAGAGAAGAATCGTCGGCGAGCAGGCGAAAGCAATCAAATCCGGATCGATCATCAATCAATCTgaactttttatattttacatgtcACATTAAGACGCCgttttacacagacacacatacacaatggaTATAATACAAACTGAAAGGGCTCAAATATTAAATAACGTTATTTGATTCATTTCCACGTGATGGCGCTGTCAATGCATGACGTAATTCTTTCACCAGACAAAGAGAATAGAGTCGAGGTCAAGACAGTTCCCCACTTAAATCTCTGCAGTCTACTGTACGCGAACATTTCCACATTTCCACGAGTTTCTACTTTACACCTTTGTTAAATCTACGTGTACTTTCATTACTATCAATTTATCCTATAAAATGCATCTCGTGTTATTGTTTGACGCAAGTTGTTCTGTGTGTAAAATCCGAATTGACAAAATGAGTGGTAAGTTTAGCTGTTAGATAAATGCAGTGGAATaaaaaagtacagtacttgTACCTGAAAACTACAGAAACGTTAAACGTATCAGTTTAGATCAGTGAtcatgtcagttttatttacttatAAAAAATGGCTTTATCTCTAGTATaatctgtttgtttgtacacGTTTACCTCCATGgacattgtttttgttattgtgtgtaATTCATTTTATGAACAAACATTTATTCTGATTCTAAACGTCAAACTGGGGCGAAAACGGAAGTGCGCTGCGGTGAACCATCCCACTCCGCCCGTCCTGTGGCTCTTTGTTGGGACGAAGCGGAACAGAAAGTCATCGCTGCTGCGGCTGAGTTGCGCTCCCGTCTGTTTACCGACCCCGGAGGTGAAAATAGTCCCTGTTTACCGTTTCTGCATCCGACCCCCGAGTTCAGCGCAACACAGTCCTGCCTAAACACCAAGGGGGAGGCGGCCATGGAGTCTCACGGCAGGGACGACGTGAAAGGGCCGGTGCTGCACATCGTGGTGGTTGGATTTCACCATAAAAAGGGCTGTCAGGTACGCGAACCCTGCTCCATGCTAATGCTGCTAACTGCAAATAAAGGCACAGTTAGTTGCGCTGTATTTCCGTGTGCTGTGACTTTGACACAGCTGGATCGTACTGGCTGTCTTCTATTCCAACCCCAGCTCTCACAGTGCGCACGTAGCCCTGCAGGGGTGGTGATCATTGTCCCCTGCCTGGCATGCATTGAAGTTAAATCAGCTGTTTGCTCTGGCTCTGCTCTCTGGGTTATGTAACGTGTTCTGCTGCCAACTTGGACATCTTTCCACTTCAGTGTATTCGACAGCAAGAGCAGTGTTTTTACTGCATCTCGTCCTACGGCACAAGATTTCCCTCCCAGTTAATTATCTGTTTGATTTAGAGCCCGGACTGTGAGGAGGACTGACAGATATTTCCCAAGGATGCAGGGACTTCATAAGAAGCTAGTGCCAGTGTTTTATTAAACACTGGTTTATAATAAGGTATTTAGATAACTGATAAATCGTTGAGGTCTTAATTCGTTAAAGCAAATACACCATTTAGTGGTTCTGGCTTTGTAAATGTGAGAAACTCACTGACATTCAGCTCATTCAGTCGTTTAtgacaaagaagagcagcagatgtgcacatttgagaagctggaaccagggGACGTTTGACACTCGTCCACACAGAAAGCTCACGAGGTGGCTTTGGTGTCACTGTCTGTGCAAACCTGTTTTGCAATGATTAACGTTTAACTCACATCACTCACATGTTTGACCTCTTGCCTCCTGCATGACAAAAGCAGCGTTTAACTCCTGCTAATTAGTGAGAGTGTACGCGAGGCGTTCAGCGCAAGTGGCTCTAATGCATCTTCTCATTAtctgtccttcttcttcttcctcttcctcaaaaTTCATTAAATTTACAGGCTGAGCTGGCATAAAACCAAACGCGGTGCCTTGTCGGTGTCGctgctctccatctgtctctgctgctaaaGGATGAAGGGACCTCGTCCTTCTCTCTGTGGCATtggaagcagctgctgtttgagctgaaatataaaaaaacaacaaaccatttttagactgaagcagcagcagagcagacagagcaCGCTCTTTGTTTCAGGTAATGAGCCTGTTGCGTCTGTTAGTGGCGGTTATCTGATAGGGGTCAGCGATCTCCTGCTGGGTATCAGATGATTGGTCCCCTGTAATCCCTCTGTCTCCGTCCCTTTGACCTGCCGCCCATCTGCTTCCTTGTCAGGAGGCTCACTGAAAAGACACTGAGGTGCATCACTTCTCCAGAATAAGGAGTGGCAGCTCGCCCTGAGGGAGTGCACCCTACAGCGGTTTATCCTTAGCGAGCGAATCAGTGTTGCTGGGTGTGTGTGGCATTCAGGACCAGCAGGTTTCAGGTTAATCCTGTAGGAGGATCTTAAGTGTCTCCCCTGGCAGGAGGCAGGGCTACAGTGATGGTGGCAAACCCCCCAAAATATTTAACAGTTCTcaaaaagtaaagtgaaaaaataagaaacagagTGTGAGGTGCTGAGTTTGTGGTTTCCACGTCTTCCTCTTTATCACGACACTGACTGGTCACATTCAAATTTTGGTGTTCAGTCAAGcaagttaaaggaaaacaacacaatcCAGTGCAACACGGTGATAAATCCGaccctgttttctctcctcGGCACTCAGGTTGAATTCTCCTACCCTCCCTTGATGCCAGATGAGGGTCATGACAGTAATCTGCTGCCCGAGGAGTGGAAGTACCTCCCATTCCTGGCTCTGCCTGACGGGGCACACAACTACCAGGAAGGTACGTCTCACCTGCACATAAGTAGAGTGTCAAGGGCGATTAAATTAGTGTAGCACATAACAGATTACGATGAAAGCTGTTACTGTGCCATAGAATGGGTAATGATcgaataaaaaatagaaatactgtgtaaatgtgtctATTATTGATGCAGTAACTCTACATAAATGTGTACAGATGTTAATAGACACTTCATCCTCTGAAAACCTGTGATTGTTTAGCAGCATTCGTTAAACAGccttaaacacacagtgacagtgtgagcTAACAGCTGCCGCTGCACTCAGAGCAGTGGGGGATCTTCTGATAAGTGGGGGTCACTTTGGAACCAGGACCCAGGCTGTAAAGAGAGAACAGGGCTGGATGCTGGCGATCCTGAGCCGACCCTTGTCTTCTTGGCAAACTGTCCCGTGTGTTGTGGCTTCTGTCATGTGACAGTCCTGTGGTTCACTGCCGCTCTTCGTCCTGTCCTGCGAAGACAAACAGCAGGAACTGAAGCAAAGTTCACACCTAGATTTCAAACTACACCCATCAGCACAGCTCAAGAGACAGAACAGGAGGGTTTCTCATTTCCTGCTCATGGACAGAGCCGTCTCTGCTGAGTTTCTCGGTTCCAGTcggctcagtgtttgtgttgcagagtCCTGTCACTGACTAAGTACTGAAAAACGTCGGTTTTCATGTTCAACTAAAACAATTATTATcagatatattttaaaaatacatgctACCCCACACTGCCATGGTCTGCTGCCGCCACATGCATCTTCATCACTGCCACATTCACTTTCGAGCTCGAGTCAgttgaaaaatgcaaaacattcacTGGTTCAAGGCTTGTTTTCTTTAGGGCAAAATAAGACTCCAGGTTGGTttgatgggcatttttttttaaccatcttCTGATGTTTTATCGACCAAAGATTAATCTCATGCATCAGCTCGAACAAAGCAGAGTGCGTCACAGATTTGCTTCCTCTCTGATGTTTTATATCTCtgaatgtataaaaaaaaaaaatccaggtgAACGTGAGCTGATCTCTGCTGTGTCGTGTGtttgctgctggtgtgtgtgtgtgctgctgccacATCAGACTGTTAGCCAGCAGTGATGTGACGGAGTCTCTCTGCACTGCGGCTCACAGAAACAACAGACCCACTGACATGACTGGGTGTTGGTTACTGTGGAAAACAGCAGGAGCTCTGCTGTTAACACTGAAGGAAATCTATCGAGGACACAACACACAGATTTATGAAGTGAAGAGAGCCGAaaccattattattaataattgaTTTATGTTTATCTAGGACGTCAGCTCAGGCTCTGAGAGCTGGCAGTGTAGAGAATTATCGAGAAATGAATCCGCAGATTAGTTGATAACGAGTGTAATTGTTAGTTGCATCTGTAATGAATAAGTTTCTCTGCACATCAGAGTTAAAACAGCTTGGCAGCTGTGCTGGAGCAGGGGCAGCTTTCAGTGAGCAGCAGCGTGTAAAGCAGGGAGCTGAGAGCTGCTTCTTGGCTCGTCGGGGCAGTTTggtctgtttgctgcagctgtggcCTCGGTCCAGATGCCCCGTGGCTGCCAGGCCTGGAGACTCCGGTTAATCCCCGACGTCCACGGTCCAGCCTCTTCGACCCCGCTGTCGTCTCATCAGAGCAGATTTTAACCACATTTTAAACTGCTCTTAATCCTGTGATAGTTGTGtaatttcctcctcctcctcctgttttcttcCCATTAACAAGGTTTTATTACTGTAAACTTTAATTAGTGATGAGGACGTGCCGATGTTTCCAGCAGGGAAACAAACACCAGCCATCGATGAGCAGCTTGTAAATTTTGGCTTCAGGTTGCACGTTGATCCAGTTTGGCCACAGTTTTGAAACCTTCTGTGCTGTAAAGTGATCACTTAAACATCTCTGTATGACTCCGTATATTAATATGACTTATGTCCTCGTTTTGCAGACACTGTGTATTTTCACCTGCCGCCTCTCAGCGGAGACATGAAGTGTGTGTACGGAGTTTCCTGTTATCGCCAAATAGAAGCAAAGGTCAGAAATTTTCTCTTAATTCACGGAGAGCCACAAAAAACTGTCCTCTTCATTTGTTGTGACGACGGGAGTTttgatgtgacacacacacacacacacacacgcaggaaatgaaatgacaccatctcctgtcctgtttttgtctgtgatgaCCTCAGCACGAGGTTTGCATGGGGTCAGTCTGCAGAGCGATCAGTCGCACAGCTTCCTCTTTATGTTTGGCTTGTGGTCttttatatgtatttaaaaaaaaatgttctaatGCCTCTTCAGGCCCTGAAGGTCCGGCAGGCTGATGTCACCAGGGAGA contains these protein-coding regions:
- the psme2 gene encoding proteasome activator complex subunit 2 — translated: MSKASTLKISNASAVKVENFRQSLYHEADNLFSNYIPLKIIQLDALLRDDALSITDMSSLQAPLDIPIPDPPTPEDEEMETDKNEDDEKKKKKPPKCGFIKGNEKITMLLERVKPEIVALRETIIVVSCWIQHLIPKIEDGNDFGVAIQEKILERIAAVKTKVDGFQTNINKYFSERGDAVAKASKETHVMDYRSLVHEKDEAIYSEIRVIVLDIRGFYAELYDIISKNLEKVTNPKGEEKPSMY
- the lsm5 gene encoding U6 snRNA-associated Sm-like protein LSm5 is translated as MAATQATNPSQLLPLELVDKCIGSRIHIVMKTDKEIVGTLLGFDDFVNMVLEDVTEFEITPEGRRITKLDQILLNGNNITMLIPGGEGPEV